The genomic DNA TGCGCATGGTCGATCTCCTTTCGCGCGGAACCAACGGTTGGCACCGTGGTATAGAAGAAGGGAGGGCCGAAGCCCTCCCTTAGTGATCGTATGAAGCCTTAGAACTGCAGCGCGTTCGTGAACTGCGCCCACGACAGCGGATCGGTGTCGCGCACGTACGCGTTGAAGGTGGGAGCGTGCACGTAGTGCGAGCCGCCTGCACTCACCGCGATACCGACGTGACCGTAACGCCACAGCACGTCGCCCGGACGCGCCTCGGAAACCGATACGACGCGCGCGGCTGCCGCGTACTGCGCCTCGCTCTGGTGCGGCAGATACATGCCCACCTGGCGGTACGCCCACGTGACCAAGCCGGAGCAGTCAAAGGAGTCGGGGCCTTCGGCACCCCAGATGTAGGGGCAGCCGATACGGCTCATAGCGTAGCCCACGACCGAGTCGTAGGAACCGACCGGACGGGACGGATACACTACAGAACCGCCACCACCGCCGCCGCCGGACGAACCGCTTCCGCCGCCGGAGCCGGAACCTGAACCGCCGCTAGCGCCGCCACCGCCGCCGCCGGGATTCACCGCCTGCTCCGCCTGGCGCTGACGCTCGGCCTCGGCCGCAGCCTCCGCCGCCGCAGCGGCCGCCGCCGCAGCCTGCTCCTGCTGAAGGAGCTCCTGCGCTTCGGCATCGAGGGAGCTGACCAGCTCGGTAGCCTGGTCGACCTTGGCCTGGACATCGCTTTGGATCTGTTTGGCTTCCGCAGCCTTGGCCGAGGCGATTTGCTCTTGGCGAG from Eggerthella lenta DSM 2243 includes the following:
- a CDS encoding coiled-coil domain-containing protein encodes the protein MSEHTIGLSRRTFLTGAAALGALSVLAPTTAFAETAAEKQAEADAVRNQLIGLQADLEAAEISYYSALDERDAAQKAMEDQQAKIDDANSQISDLQDKLGTRARNMYRNGSTSFVDFVLGAASFEEFTQNWDLLNKMNENDADMVDQTKTLREELQAAKDEFARQEQIASAKAAEAKQIQSDVQAKVDQATELVSSLDAEAQELLQQEQAAAAAAAAAEAAAEAERQRQAEQAVNPGGGGGGASGGSGSGSGGGSGSSGGGGGGGSVVYPSRPVGSYDSVVGYAMSRIGCPYIWGAEGPDSFDCSGLVTWAYRQVGMYLPHQSEAQYAAAARVVSVSEARPGDVLWRYGHVGIAVSAGGSHYVHAPTFNAYVRDTDPLSWAQFTNALQF